DNA from Candidatus Nezhaarchaeota archaeon:
GTCTATGCCTATGCGCCTAGCTGCTTCAACTGCTACCTTGAACTGAGGGAGAGTTATCTCGCTGCCTCTACCTGTAGAGGCTCCTTCGAGGTGGCAGTAGATGCAATTTAGGTTGCAGGCCTTAGTGATGGAGACCCTGAGGGTAGTCACCTTCCTACCGTACCTATCTATGGCCATGCCCACACTTCACCTAAGCCCTCTAACCTCAGCTAGTAAGTGACCAGCCTCAGGTAGAATTAGCTTAGTTAAGGCCAACTCAACAGCGTCAGGCGAGCCAGGTAGTAGGAACACGGCAGAGCTGCGATATACTCCTGCGTCCGCCCTACTTAGCATAGCTGCTGGGCCCACTACTTTAAAGCTCAGCTTTCTAAAGAGCTCACCAAACCCAGGTATACGCTTTTCAAAGAGCGGGGTGACGCTCTCAACGGTTAGGTCGCGGGGGCCTAGCCCGGTCCCTCCACTAATGACTACTACGTCTGCCCCTCCCTCAACGGCATCGACTACTTCTTTAATCATCTTAAACGGGTCGTTGGGAATTAGGCAGCGCTTAACTATTTCATGGCCAGCTTTAGAGATGATGGCTGAGGCTACATCGCCGCTGACGTCTTCAACCGGCCTTCCACGCAGCTTTGCCTCGTAAAGCCTATTGCTGGCTATTATGACGGCGAACTTAAGCTTTGTCGGTCCAGCGGCTCTATGCTTCTCGACTACTGACACCCTCAACCCCCTTAACCTTGCTCTCTATTTTCACGGAGGCTATTTCAGTGAATGGATACTGACCCTCTTCGTCTTTCTCCATCCCCTTAACCATGTCCCACACTGTCAGTAGGGCGACGGAGGCGGCGGTGAGTGCCTCCATTTCGACGCCTGTCGAGGCTACCGCTCTAACTTTAACTTCAACCTCTAGGTGTTCATCGCCCATCCTAAATCCCACGTCAACATCCGTTATGGGGATGGGGTGGCATAGTGGTATTAGCTCAGGAGTTCTCTTAGCGGCCATGATAGCGGCAAGCTGGGCTGCTGTCAGCACATCCCCCTTCTCCACGCGAGCTTCAGCTATGGCCTTAACGGTCTCCCTCCTTAGCCTAATCACCCCCTTAGCCACGGCTTCTCGATAGACCTGTGGCTTCTTAGTAACATCGACCATCTCAACTGGCACGCCCTCTACCTCCGTACAGCTCAAAGACCTCGAACGCTTTCTTAAGCGCTTGTACCCTAGGATCCTCTAGCTTTACCTTCAAGATCCTTATACGGCCGAACTGTTTCTCCTCTAAGAGCCCTGCGCGCTTTAGTGCTTCTACGTGGACGGCTACGGCTGTATGATTAAGCCCTGCGCGCTTGGCTACTTCAGATATGTTTAGCTCTATAGCAGATAATAAGACTTTTAGCACTTTTACCCTTCCTCTAGACGATAGGAGCTCCTCGACCTCCACGCCCTACCTCCCTCAGGAGGGCTCAAGAGCCCTTCTAAGTAAGCTGCCTCTACCCCGGCCAGGTTCATTAGCGTGGTCCTACCTCCCCGGCCGCATACCACCTTAGAGTATATGAGGCCAGCGGCGGTCAGGGCCTTAATGAGCGACCAGAGCCTCGTATGTCTTCTAGGCTCTTCTCTAAGCATCTTGCATAAGTCTACGTACTCAGCCTCCACCTCACCCGTTGAGACGTAGGCTTTCCCTGTCTTCCTCAGCGCTCTAGCTATGGCTAATAGGAGGAGCCTCTCGTGGTTTGTTAGAGAGGAGAGGGCCTCTCGGTTAAAGAAGGGATTGAGCTGAGCATAAGCCTTCCTCACGGTATCTGGCTCGATCCTCCTCAACCCCCTGCCTTCAGCAATCTTCCCAGACCACCAAAGCAGCTCTAGAGCGAACCTAGCATCCCCTGCCCCCCGTTCATCAACCCCCGTTAAGTCGGCCACTAGGCTTAAAGCCTCCTCGTCTACTGCTCCGTCAATGAAAGCCTCCTCAGCCCTCCTCCTTAGTATGTCAAGGACTTGGCTTGAGGTGTATGGGTCGAAGTACACGACCCCTCTCCACGAGCCGCTGGCGACGCCGGCGCTTAACTTAAAGAGTGAGGGGTGGCTTCTTGAAATTAGGATGAGGCTGAGCCTCTCAGGGGCGTTTAAGTGCTCGTCACAAAACCTAGATAGTGCGTAGAGAGGGTATTCTCCCATGGCTCTAACTAGGTAGTCTACTTCGTCTAGCGCAGCTACGAGGAAGGCGTCCTGGTCGTTTAGAGCCCTTCGCGTCAAGTCCAAGAGCTCCTGAGCTGAGAAGCCTCGCTCAGGTAGGCTAGGTAGTATTCGCTGAGCTAAGTGCTTGGCTACGACGAAGAACGTCCTATCCTTGTAGCAGTTCACATGAACATACCTAACGTCAACCCCCTGCCTACGCGCCCATTGCTCAAGGAGTGCCCCAAACCTCTTCGAAGTGGCAGTCTTACCGGAGCCTACACCCCCTACTAGCCATACTTTTACTGATGAGCCCCCCGGCTGTCTAAGCAGAGTGCTGAAGAGGTTGGCTATTTCTTCGAGCTGAGTTTCTCGATGAGGTAGGCTGAGGGGCACGTAGTCTGGTGAGAGCCTTCCTTCATCCCTAAAGAGCCTACTTCGCGGAGTGAACAAGCCCTCGAGGCTAAGCTCTCTCTGAGGCCTCAACCAACCTCTTTACTAAACTACTAAATGGCTATTTAAAGAGCTGCGTACACTAATCCG
Protein-coding regions in this window:
- a CDS encoding ArsR family transcriptional regulator, producing MEVEELLSSRGRVKVLKVLLSAIELNISEVAKRAGLNHTAVAVHVEALKRAGLLEEKQFGRIRILKVKLEDPRVQALKKAFEVFELYGGRGRAS
- the moaC gene encoding cyclic pyranopterin monophosphate synthase MoaC; protein product: MVDVTKKPQVYREAVAKGVIRLRRETVKAIAEARVEKGDVLTAAQLAAIMAAKRTPELIPLCHPIPITDVDVGFRMGDEHLEVEVKVRAVASTGVEMEALTAASVALLTVWDMVKGMEKDEEGQYPFTEIASVKIESKVKGVEGVSSREA
- a CDS encoding GTP 3',8-cyclase MoaA, whose amino-acid sequence is MAIDRYGRKVTTLRVSITKACNLNCIYCHLEGASTGRGSEITLPQFKVAVEAARRIGID
- a CDS encoding ORC1-type DNA replication protein encodes the protein MRPQRELSLEGLFTPRSRLFRDEGRLSPDYVPLSLPHRETQLEEIANLFSTLLRQPGGSSVKVWLVGGVGSGKTATSKRFGALLEQWARRQGVDVRYVHVNCYKDRTFFVVAKHLAQRILPSLPERGFSAQELLDLTRRALNDQDAFLVAALDEVDYLVRAMGEYPLYALSRFCDEHLNAPERLSLILISRSHPSLFKLSAGVASGSWRGVVYFDPYTSSQVLDILRRRAEEAFIDGAVDEEALSLVADLTGVDERGAGDARFALELLWWSGKIAEGRGLRRIEPDTVRKAYAQLNPFFNREALSSLTNHERLLLLAIARALRKTGKAYVSTGEVEAEYVDLCKMLREEPRRHTRLWSLIKALTAAGLIYSKVVCGRGGRTTLMNLAGVEAAYLEGLLSPPEGGRAWRSRSSYRLEEG
- a CDS encoding molybdenum cofactor biosynthesis protein MoaB → MSVVEKHRAAGPTKLKFAVIIASNRLYEAKLRGRPVEDVSGDVASAIISKAGHEIVKRCLIPNDPFKMIKEVVDAVEGGADVVVISGGTGLGPRDLTVESVTPLFEKRIPGFGELFRKLSFKVVGPAAMLSRADAGVYRSSAVFLLPGSPDAVELALTKLILPEAGHLLAEVRGLR